One Roseimaritima multifibrata DNA window includes the following coding sequences:
- a CDS encoding patatin-like phospholipase family protein, whose product MRTDNMKTVSLVLGSGGARGLAHIGVIHWLEEHGYQIRSISGCSMGALVGGVHAAGKLDEYEEWSRAITRLDIVTLLDVAWSKSGLVRGDRIINALADLVGDQAIEDLPIPFTAVAADVKRQREVWIQSGPLFDAIRASISLPILFTPFRRNGVDLIDGGVLNPIPISPTFRDNSDLTIAVDAGGAVDHQVEMPAAAAAPAVAPDLTRIQGRLQDFISQMKDSLGSTGQQEWAAFDVVNDAFDAMQSTIARLKLAASPPDKVIVIPKNRCKMLEFHRADELIDFGYQQAGRTLA is encoded by the coding sequence ATGAGAACCGACAATATGAAGACCGTTTCACTGGTGCTTGGTAGCGGCGGTGCGCGTGGCCTCGCACACATCGGAGTGATTCACTGGCTTGAAGAGCACGGCTATCAGATTCGTTCAATCTCCGGTTGTTCGATGGGAGCCTTAGTCGGCGGTGTTCATGCTGCTGGAAAACTGGACGAGTACGAAGAGTGGTCGCGGGCAATTACACGTCTGGATATCGTCACTCTGCTGGATGTGGCTTGGAGCAAATCGGGATTGGTTCGCGGAGATAGGATTATCAACGCGCTGGCAGACTTGGTGGGCGACCAGGCGATCGAGGATCTACCGATACCATTCACCGCGGTCGCCGCAGACGTGAAACGACAACGTGAAGTGTGGATTCAATCGGGCCCCCTTTTTGATGCCATCCGTGCATCCATCTCTTTGCCGATTCTATTCACTCCATTCAGACGGAACGGAGTCGACCTGATCGATGGTGGCGTATTGAATCCAATTCCGATCTCGCCCACGTTTCGCGACAACAGTGATTTAACCATTGCCGTCGATGCGGGTGGGGCGGTCGACCATCAGGTCGAAATGCCAGCAGCAGCTGCAGCGCCTGCCGTGGCGCCAGATCTAACAAGAATACAAGGTCGACTGCAGGATTTCATTTCGCAGATGAAGGATTCACTGGGGAGTACCGGACAACAGGAATGGGCGGCGTTTGATGTGGTTAATGACGCGTTCGATGCGATGCAATCGACGATTGCTAGGCTTAAACTGGCCGCCTCGCCGCCAGACAAAGTGATCGTGATTCCGAAAAACCGATGCAAGATGCTGGA
- a CDS encoding HdeD family acid-resistance protein — protein sequence MNNKDSRLSRIWWLFATRGVFALLFGLAAIFWPGMTISILVAVFGAFVLLDGLMMLAVGIQSRQTNPRWSSLALQGVLNVAIGLVAFFAPIATAMAVVILIASWAIVMGVLEIFIAIRMRRTIQHEWLLVVGGVISILLGGSLFMAPGAGILVMAWIIGGFSILSGFVLLSIAMRLKKVKSTVLEAEMHAVNPSSERTSE from the coding sequence ATGAACAACAAAGATTCTCGCCTTTCCCGGATTTGGTGGCTGTTTGCGACTCGCGGCGTATTTGCCTTGCTGTTTGGTTTGGCGGCCATTTTCTGGCCAGGAATGACGATCTCGATTCTTGTCGCGGTGTTCGGGGCATTTGTTTTGCTGGACGGACTGATGATGCTTGCCGTCGGCATTCAGTCTCGCCAGACCAATCCGCGTTGGTCGAGCCTTGCTTTGCAAGGTGTTTTGAACGTCGCGATTGGTTTAGTTGCCTTTTTTGCCCCAATTGCGACTGCGATGGCGGTCGTTATTTTGATCGCGTCATGGGCGATCGTCATGGGCGTGCTGGAGATTTTTATTGCCATTCGCATGCGACGCACGATCCAGCATGAGTGGCTGTTAGTGGTCGGCGGAGTTATCTCGATCCTACTAGGGGGCAGCTTATTCATGGCCCCTGGGGCCGGTATCCTCGTGATGGCTTGGATCATCGGTGGGTTCTCGATTCTTTCCGGATTCGTGCTGCTGTCGATTGCGATGCGATTGAAAAAGGTGAAATCGACCGTGCTGGAAGCCGAAATGCATGCCGTCAATCCGAGTAGCGAACGAACATCCGAATAG